One genomic segment of Pandoraea thiooxydans includes these proteins:
- a CDS encoding S10 family peptidase, with the protein MPSKPTHHAAPASAAHADHPFFDPLAYGNGPDDSVTDATENAAITHHSLALGGRTIRYTATAGHLVTVDPSSSKPDAKMFYVAFTADGESHTTRPVTFFYNGGPGSSAVFVLLGSYAPMRIKTSMPGFTPPAPYAMEPNPDSLLDKSDLVFINPVGTGYSAAIAPKKNRDFWGVDQDAGSIKQFIKRYLTANDRWNSPKFIYGESYGTARSAVLAYALHEDGVDLNGVVLQSSILDYTQAGNPIGLLPTCAADAWYHKKISVKPAPKDLPHFMATVAQFAATDYLMALKNFSKADPATVQKLSDYLGISPQTLTSWQLNVGTYNHLGTLLFLVTLLQSQGLACGAYDGRVTGIDTGIAGKVDPNSGGNDPTMTAVSGVYTAMWNSYLNDQLKFTSNSAFTDLNDQAFRYWDFSHIDPTGAQKGVDAKGNVVLYTAGDLAAAMSLNVDLKVLSANGYYDAVTPFYQTTLDLQAMPLKDHAVRDNLTVKYYPSGHMVYLDGGSRTSLKADLVTFYDSAANDHAAMQRILSLQARRRAR; encoded by the coding sequence ATGCCTTCGAAACCGACACATCACGCCGCGCCGGCGTCCGCCGCGCACGCCGATCATCCCTTTTTCGATCCGCTCGCCTATGGCAACGGGCCCGACGATTCCGTCACCGATGCGACCGAAAACGCGGCGATCACGCACCACTCGCTGGCACTGGGCGGGCGCACGATACGCTATACGGCAACGGCGGGCCATTTGGTGACCGTCGACCCAAGCAGTTCCAAGCCCGACGCGAAGATGTTTTACGTGGCCTTCACGGCCGACGGCGAGTCGCACACGACGCGTCCAGTCACGTTTTTCTACAACGGCGGGCCGGGATCGTCGGCGGTTTTCGTGCTGCTCGGTTCCTACGCGCCGATGCGTATCAAGACGTCGATGCCGGGGTTCACGCCGCCGGCGCCCTATGCGATGGAGCCGAATCCCGACAGCCTGCTCGACAAGAGCGATCTGGTATTCATCAATCCGGTTGGCACCGGCTATTCGGCGGCTATCGCGCCCAAGAAGAATCGCGATTTTTGGGGTGTCGACCAGGACGCCGGATCGATCAAGCAATTCATCAAGCGTTACCTGACCGCCAACGATCGCTGGAACTCGCCCAAATTCATTTATGGCGAATCCTATGGCACTGCCCGTAGCGCGGTGCTTGCCTACGCATTGCACGAGGATGGGGTGGATCTGAACGGCGTCGTGCTGCAATCGTCGATTCTCGATTACACGCAGGCGGGCAATCCGATCGGCCTGTTGCCGACGTGCGCGGCCGATGCCTGGTATCACAAGAAGATTTCCGTCAAACCGGCGCCCAAGGATTTGCCGCATTTCATGGCGACCGTCGCGCAATTCGCGGCCACCGATTATTTGATGGCCCTGAAGAATTTCTCCAAGGCCGATCCGGCCACGGTGCAGAAGCTCAGCGATTATCTGGGCATCAGCCCCCAGACACTGACCAGCTGGCAGCTCAACGTCGGCACCTACAATCACCTGGGCACCCTGTTGTTCCTGGTGACGCTGCTGCAGTCGCAGGGGCTTGCCTGCGGGGCTTACGATGGGCGGGTCACCGGCATCGATACCGGCATTGCCGGCAAGGTCGATCCGAATTCCGGCGGGAACGACCCGACCATGACGGCGGTGAGCGGCGTCTACACGGCCATGTGGAACAGCTACCTGAACGACCAGCTCAAGTTCACTTCCAACTCGGCCTTTACCGATCTGAATGACCAGGCGTTCCGTTACTGGGATTTCAGCCACATCGATCCGACCGGCGCGCAAAAGGGGGTGGATGCCAAGGGCAACGTGGTGCTCTACACCGCTGGCGATCTTGCCGCGGCAATGAGCCTGAACGTCGATCTGAAGGTATTGTCGGCCAACGGGTACTATGACGCGGTAACGCCGTTCTATCAAACCACGCTCGACTTGCAGGCGATGCCGCTCAAGGATCACGCGGTCAGGGACAATCTCACGGTCAAGTACTATCCGTCGGGACATATGGTCTATCTCGACGGCGGATCCCGTACCTCGCTCAAGGCCGACCTGGTGACGTTCTACGATAGTGCCGCGAACGACCACGCCGCCATGCAGCGCATCCTGAGCCTGCAGGCGCGCCGCCGCGCACGTTAG
- a CDS encoding UDP-N-acetylglucosamine 1-carboxyvinyltransferase, translated as MTNLVVHGGQPLRGRITPSANKNAVLPVLCATLLTSQPIRLLGVPEITDVKKILDIFRALGSEVLADFGSGIVELHHRDTRFDPKVHRLPEEMRSSIMLVPPLLARFGAARIEDNVKGCTLGMREIDPHVEVLQHFGARIERTDGSLLILADGPLQATQHWLDYASVTTTENFVLCAATAAGTSRLTNAACEPHVQELCRFMAMLGVSIEGLGTSQLVVAGAERFGGGEFTFSEDYHEITTFLALGAITGGEISVKNSIPEQFPLIDRTFGKFGVEVVHRDGWSCAVQDGPLRVRKPFTPNILTKVEAAPWPYFPVDLLPIFISLGVKAEGSAMFWNKVYDGAMGWSVELSKFGAHVFLADPHRLVTFGGLPLSPAVVESPYIIRVAIALLMVAASIDGRSVIKNAAPIRRAHPRFVENLRSVGAQVEWHEES; from the coding sequence ATGACAAATCTTGTAGTACACGGCGGCCAGCCCCTGCGCGGCCGCATCACGCCATCGGCCAACAAGAACGCGGTGCTGCCGGTGCTGTGCGCCACCCTGCTCACGTCGCAGCCGATACGCCTGCTCGGCGTGCCGGAGATCACCGACGTCAAGAAAATCCTCGATATCTTTCGCGCGCTGGGCAGCGAAGTGCTGGCCGATTTCGGCAGCGGCATTGTCGAGTTGCACCATCGCGATACGCGGTTCGACCCCAAGGTGCATCGCCTGCCCGAGGAGATGCGCTCGTCGATCATGCTGGTGCCGCCATTGCTGGCACGCTTTGGCGCCGCCCGCATCGAGGACAACGTCAAGGGCTGCACGCTGGGCATGCGCGAAATCGACCCGCACGTCGAAGTCCTGCAGCATTTTGGCGCGCGCATCGAGCGCACCGACGGCTCGCTGCTGATCCTCGCCGACGGCCCCCTTCAGGCGACCCAGCATTGGCTCGATTACGCCTCGGTCACCACCACCGAAAACTTCGTTCTGTGCGCGGCTACCGCGGCGGGTACCTCCAGGCTGACCAACGCGGCATGCGAGCCGCATGTGCAGGAATTGTGCCGCTTCATGGCGATGCTCGGCGTCAGCATCGAGGGACTCGGCACCTCGCAACTGGTCGTCGCCGGCGCCGAGCGTTTCGGCGGCGGTGAATTCACTTTCAGCGAGGATTACCATGAGATCACGACGTTCCTCGCGCTGGGCGCGATCACCGGCGGCGAAATCAGCGTCAAGAATTCGATTCCCGAGCAATTCCCGCTGATCGACCGGACCTTCGGCAAATTCGGCGTCGAAGTGGTCCACCGCGACGGCTGGTCATGCGCGGTACAGGACGGCCCCTTGCGCGTGCGCAAGCCGTTCACGCCTAATATTCTCACCAAGGTCGAAGCGGCACCATGGCCCTATTTTCCGGTCGACCTGCTGCCGATTTTCATCTCGCTGGGGGTCAAGGCCGAAGGCAGCGCGATGTTCTGGAACAAGGTCTACGACGGCGCGATGGGCTGGTCGGTCGAGCTCTCCAAATTCGGCGCTCACGTGTTCCTGGCCGACCCGCACCGCCTTGTCACGTTCGGGGGCCTGCCGCTGAGCCCGGCGGTGGTCGAGAGTCCCTATATCATTCGCGTGGCGATCGCCCTGCTGATGGTGGCCGCCAGCATCGACGGCCGCTCGGTGATCAAAAACGCCGCGCCAATCCGCCGCGCCCACCCGCGTTTCGTTGAAAACCTGCGCTCGGTCGGGGCCCAGGTCGAGTGGCACGAAGAGAGTTGA
- the fusA gene encoding elongation factor G yields the protein MTRKTPIERYRNIGISAHIDAGKTTTTERILFYTGVNHKLGEVHEGAATMDWMEQEQERGITITSAATTCFWRGMANTYPEHRINIIDTPGHVDFTIEVERSMRVLDGACMVYDSVGGVQPQSETVWRQANKYKVPRIAFVNKMDRVGADFFRVNRQIHERLRGNSVPVQIPIGAEDHFRGVVDLIKMKGIVWDEASQGVKFEYVDIPAELLDTAQEWREKMIEVAAEANETLLEKYLHGETLTEAEIKAGLRARTIACEIVPMLCGSAFKNKGVQAMLDAVIDFLPSPSDVPPVTGHDEDDKEVQRQATDDEKFSALAFKIMTDPFVGQLIFFRVYSGSVYSGDTVYNPIKAKKERLGRILQMHANQRVEIKDVHAGDIAAAVGLKEATTGDTLCDPEHIIVLERMIFPEPVISQAVEPKTKADQEKMGIALNRLAQEDPSFRVKTDEESGQTIISGMGELHLEILVDRMRREFGVEATVGKPQVAYRETIRKSCDEVEGKFVKQSGGRGQYGHVVLKLEPQEPGKGYEFVDAIKGGVVPREYIPAVDKGIRETLNAGVLAGYPVVDVKATLFFGSYHDVDSNENAFKMAGSMAFKEGMRRASPVLLEPMMAVEVEMPEEFMGNVMGDLSSRRGIVQGMDDMVGGGKIVRAEVPLAEMFGYSTSLRSLTQGRATYTMEFKHYAEAPKNVADAIISAKTK from the coding sequence GTGACTCGAAAAACCCCCATCGAGCGCTACCGCAACATCGGCATCAGCGCTCACATCGATGCAGGCAAGACAACCACCACCGAGCGCATCCTGTTCTACACAGGCGTGAACCACAAGTTGGGTGAGGTGCACGAAGGCGCCGCGACGATGGACTGGATGGAACAGGAGCAGGAACGCGGCATCACGATCACCTCGGCGGCGACCACCTGCTTTTGGCGCGGCATGGCCAACACCTATCCCGAGCACCGCATCAACATCATCGACACGCCGGGGCACGTCGATTTCACCATCGAAGTGGAGCGTTCGATGCGCGTGCTCGACGGCGCGTGCATGGTCTACGACTCGGTCGGCGGCGTACAGCCGCAATCGGAAACCGTCTGGCGCCAGGCCAACAAGTACAAGGTGCCGCGCATTGCCTTCGTCAACAAGATGGATCGCGTGGGCGCCGACTTCTTTCGCGTCAACCGGCAGATTCACGAACGCCTGCGCGGCAATTCCGTGCCGGTTCAGATTCCGATCGGCGCCGAAGATCATTTTCGAGGCGTAGTCGACCTGATCAAGATGAAGGGCATCGTCTGGGACGAAGCCTCGCAGGGCGTCAAATTCGAGTATGTCGACATTCCCGCCGAATTGCTCGACACGGCGCAGGAATGGCGCGAAAAAATGATCGAAGTCGCGGCCGAAGCCAACGAGACGCTGCTTGAGAAATACCTGCACGGAGAAACACTCACCGAGGCGGAGATCAAGGCGGGACTGCGCGCACGCACGATCGCCTGCGAAATCGTGCCGATGCTGTGCGGTAGCGCTTTCAAGAACAAGGGCGTGCAGGCCATGCTCGACGCCGTGATCGATTTCCTGCCGTCGCCATCCGATGTCCCGCCGGTCACCGGACACGACGAGGACGACAAGGAAGTGCAGCGCCAAGCGACCGACGACGAAAAATTCTCCGCGCTGGCCTTCAAGATCATGACCGACCCGTTCGTCGGTCAGCTGATTTTCTTCCGCGTATACTCCGGCTCGGTTTATTCGGGCGACACGGTGTACAACCCGATCAAGGCGAAGAAAGAACGCCTGGGGCGGATTCTGCAGATGCACGCCAATCAGCGTGTCGAAATCAAGGACGTTCACGCCGGCGACATCGCCGCCGCGGTCGGCCTCAAGGAAGCCACCACGGGCGACACGCTGTGCGATCCCGAGCACATCATCGTGCTCGAGCGCATGATCTTCCCCGAGCCGGTGATCTCCCAGGCCGTCGAGCCCAAAACCAAGGCCGACCAGGAAAAAATGGGCATCGCGCTCAATCGCCTGGCACAGGAAGACCCGTCGTTCCGCGTCAAGACCGACGAAGAATCGGGCCAAACCATCATCTCGGGCATGGGCGAGCTGCACCTGGAAATCCTGGTCGATCGCATGCGCCGCGAGTTCGGCGTCGAGGCCACCGTGGGCAAGCCGCAGGTGGCTTACCGCGAGACCATTCGCAAGAGCTGCGACGAGGTCGAGGGCAAGTTCGTCAAGCAGTCGGGCGGGCGCGGCCAGTACGGCCACGTGGTGCTCAAGCTCGAGCCGCAGGAGCCGGGCAAGGGCTACGAGTTCGTCGACGCGATCAAGGGCGGCGTGGTGCCGCGCGAGTACATCCCGGCGGTCGACAAGGGCATTCGCGAGACGCTCAACGCGGGCGTGCTGGCGGGCTATCCGGTGGTGGACGTCAAGGCCACGCTGTTCTTCGGTTCGTACCACGACGTCGATTCGAACGAAAACGCGTTCAAGATGGCCGGCTCGATGGCCTTCAAGGAAGGCATGCGCCGGGCCAGCCCGGTGCTGCTCGAGCCGATGATGGCCGTGGAAGTGGAAATGCCCGAAGAGTTCATGGGCAACGTGATGGGCGATCTGAGCTCGCGCCGGGGTATCGTGCAGGGCATGGACGACATGGTCGGCGGCGGCAAGATCGTGCGCGCCGAGGTGCCGCTGGCCGAGATGTTCGGCTATTCGACCTCGCTGCGCTCGCTCACCCAGGGGCGCGCCACCTACACCATGGAATTCAAGCATTACGCTGAAGCGCCGAAGAATGTCGCCGATGCAATTATCAGCGCCAAGACCAAGTAG
- a CDS encoding YgiW/YdeI family stress tolerance OB fold protein, with translation MKKIITAVSLALLSAAAIAQYTGPGPKPGYTGPSGMPAAPVKQLLEHGKDDQYATLRGRIVRYLGDKHYLFADQSGQMRVEIDPKHFPLHQPIDDKTTVEITGKLDKELLGKAELDVKQLRVIPK, from the coding sequence ATGAAAAAAATCATCACGGCAGTTTCATTGGCGCTGCTCAGCGCCGCCGCCATCGCGCAATATACGGGCCCCGGGCCGAAGCCCGGCTATACCGGGCCATCCGGCATGCCCGCCGCCCCCGTCAAGCAACTGCTCGAACATGGCAAGGACGATCAGTACGCCACGCTGCGCGGACGCATCGTGCGCTACCTGGGTGACAAGCACTACCTGTTCGCGGACCAGAGCGGCCAAATGCGGGTGGAAATCGACCCCAAACATTTTCCGCTGCACCAGCCGATCGACGACAAGACAACGGTCGAGATCACCGGCAAACTCGACAAGGAATTACTCGGCAAAGCAGAGCTGGATGTCAAGCAGCTACGGGTTATCCCCAAATAA
- a CDS encoding NADPH-dependent FMN reductase, with protein sequence MSNQPITVLGISGSLRKQSYNTAALEAAMELAPPGMTLVKADISDLPLYNQDLHTDVFPDVVERFRQQIHAADALLFVTPEYNYSIPGVLKNAIDWASRPPAQPFAGKPAAIMGVSPGAIGTARAQYHLRQVAVFLDLKLVNKPEVMIGGAKDRFDEAGKLTHEPTRDFVRQLLVSLHDWAVLLKK encoded by the coding sequence ATGAGCAACCAACCCATCACCGTGCTGGGCATTTCCGGCAGCCTGCGCAAGCAGTCATACAACACTGCGGCACTCGAAGCCGCCATGGAACTCGCTCCGCCCGGCATGACACTGGTCAAGGCCGATATCTCCGATCTGCCGCTCTACAACCAGGACCTGCACACCGACGTCTTTCCGGACGTGGTCGAGCGCTTTCGCCAACAGATCCACGCGGCCGATGCGCTGCTGTTCGTGACGCCCGAATACAACTATTCGATACCCGGCGTGTTGAAGAACGCGATCGACTGGGCCTCGCGCCCGCCGGCGCAGCCGTTTGCCGGCAAGCCCGCGGCCATCATGGGCGTGAGCCCCGGCGCGATCGGCACCGCCCGGGCGCAATACCATTTGCGGCAGGTGGCCGTATTCCTCGACCTGAAATTGGTCAACAAGCCGGAAGTCATGATCGGGGGCGCCAAGGATCGCTTCGACGAAGCCGGCAAGCTTACCCACGAACCTACCCGCGACTTCGTGCGACAGCTGCTTGTCTCGCTCCACGACTGGGCCGTCCTGCTGAAAAAATAA
- a CDS encoding serine/threonine protein kinase, translated as MHMDSTPHPFSTLMPELVLDALDSLGLRSDGRLLALNSYENRVYQAGIEDAAPLVVKFYRPHRWSTEAILEEHAFTQELAEREIPVVAPLVLDGRTLHRHGAFEFAVFPRRGGRAPELQDADTLAWLGRFIGRIHAVGRTAAYVHRGALDQRSFGSEPRDYLWQHDFIPADLREAWRSVVDLALERVEHCFARAGSVSTLRLHGDCHAGNVLWTDAGPHFVDFDDSRMGPAIQDLWMLLSGERADMTRQLADVLDGYQDFAEFDARELHLIEALRTLRLIHYSAWIARRWDDPAFPAAFPWFNTQRYWQDRILELREQIALMDEAPLAWFG; from the coding sequence ATGCACATGGACTCCACCCCACACCCCTTCTCCACCTTGATGCCCGAGCTCGTGCTCGACGCACTCGACAGCCTCGGGCTGCGCAGCGACGGCCGCCTGCTGGCGTTGAACAGCTATGAAAATCGCGTCTATCAGGCCGGCATCGAAGACGCGGCGCCATTGGTCGTCAAGTTCTACCGGCCGCACCGCTGGAGTACCGAGGCGATCCTCGAAGAGCATGCGTTCACGCAGGAACTGGCCGAGCGCGAAATTCCGGTCGTCGCGCCGCTCGTGCTCGACGGCCGCACGCTGCACCGCCACGGTGCCTTCGAGTTTGCGGTCTTTCCCCGCCGCGGCGGGCGAGCCCCGGAACTGCAGGATGCCGACACGCTGGCCTGGCTAGGCCGCTTCATCGGGCGCATTCACGCGGTCGGCCGCACTGCGGCGTATGTCCACCGCGGCGCGCTCGATCAACGCAGCTTTGGCAGCGAGCCGCGCGACTACCTGTGGCAACACGATTTCATTCCGGCAGATCTGCGCGAAGCCTGGCGCAGTGTGGTCGACCTGGCCCTGGAGCGCGTCGAGCACTGCTTCGCGCGCGCCGGCAGCGTATCGACGCTGCGCCTGCACGGCGACTGCCACGCGGGCAACGTGCTATGGACCGACGCCGGCCCGCATTTCGTGGATTTCGACGATAGCCGGATGGGCCCGGCGATACAGGATCTATGGATGCTGCTCTCGGGCGAGCGCGCCGACATGACGCGCCAATTGGCCGACGTGCTCGACGGCTACCAGGACTTCGCCGAGTTCGATGCGCGTGAGCTGCACCTGATCGAAGCCCTGCGTACGCTGCGCCTGATCCACTACAGCGCGTGGATCGCGCGCCGCTGGGACGACCCCGCGTTTCCCGCGGCCTTCCCGTGGTTCAATACGCAACGCTATTGGCAGGATCGCATTCTGGAGCTGCGCGAGCAGATCGCGCTGATGGACGAAGCACCGCTGGCCTGGTTCGGGTAA
- a CDS encoding ABC transporter ATP-binding protein — MASEIFSAKNLQTGYGRVQVLWGADLQVQRAQTVVLLGANGAGKTTLIKTIMGLIKPWQGEIVFEGADLTHARTDKRVRAGISYMSEIGCFPGLSIDENIRIGGQFTPAERLRERMDELYEVFPAIATRRKALASSLSGGQRKMVGIAKALAGDPKLLVMDEPSAGLSPLFVQEVIQVLGRFRNTGLSLLIAEQNIKFLELADHVVTLSGGRVGFSGTVEALHADDALRRAYFGVTG; from the coding sequence ATGGCGAGTGAAATTTTCAGTGCGAAGAACCTGCAGACCGGCTACGGCCGCGTGCAGGTGCTGTGGGGCGCGGACCTGCAGGTCCAGCGAGCCCAGACAGTGGTGCTGTTGGGCGCCAACGGTGCGGGCAAGACTACCCTGATCAAGACCATCATGGGCCTGATCAAGCCGTGGCAGGGAGAGATCGTTTTCGAGGGAGCCGACCTCACGCATGCGCGCACCGACAAGCGGGTGCGTGCCGGCATTTCCTATATGTCGGAGATCGGCTGCTTTCCGGGACTTTCGATCGACGAAAACATTCGCATCGGCGGGCAGTTCACGCCGGCCGAGCGGCTGCGCGAACGCATGGACGAGCTGTATGAGGTTTTTCCTGCCATCGCCACGCGCCGCAAGGCGCTGGCCAGCAGTCTGTCGGGCGGGCAGCGCAAGATGGTCGGCATCGCCAAGGCGCTTGCCGGGGACCCCAAGCTGCTGGTGATGGATGAGCCGTCGGCCGGACTCTCGCCGTTGTTCGTGCAGGAGGTGATTCAGGTGCTCGGCCGATTCCGCAATACCGGCCTGTCATTGCTGATCGCCGAACAGAACATCAAGTTTCTCGAGCTGGCCGATCACGTCGTGACGCTCTCCGGCGGGCGGGTCGGTTTCAGCGGTACGGTCGAGGCGCTGCACGCCGATGACGCGCTGCGGCGCGCCTACTTCGGCGTCACCGGGTAA
- a CDS encoding ABC transporter ATP-binding protein translates to MSPEVLDRPASAGSAKGAPLLAVKQLVKRFGGFVALDQVSLNVHAGEVVGLVGPNGSGKTTCINVITGIYAPSGGAIEFEGREIGGLPSHKLVHAGINRTFQIPKPFLSLTVAQNVEIAATYGARGASDADVAGILEMLDLTDQARRRADELNSIQQKMLDLARALATKPKLLCVDELAAGLNPGEMGHVAEHLRTIARSGVAVVVVEHLMGFLEAVTDRVIVLNAGKEIFEGKLAAAVQDPQVVEVFLGTSHGE, encoded by the coding sequence ATGTCCCCTGAAGTACTCGACAGGCCGGCCTCGGCCGGCTCGGCCAAGGGCGCGCCGCTTTTGGCGGTCAAGCAACTGGTCAAGCGCTTCGGCGGATTCGTCGCGCTCGATCAGGTGAGTTTGAACGTGCATGCGGGCGAAGTGGTTGGACTGGTCGGCCCGAACGGCTCGGGCAAGACCACCTGCATCAATGTGATTACCGGTATCTACGCCCCGAGCGGCGGCGCCATCGAGTTCGAAGGGCGTGAGATCGGCGGCTTGCCGTCGCACAAGCTGGTGCATGCGGGCATCAATCGAACCTTCCAGATTCCCAAGCCGTTCCTGAGCCTGACGGTGGCGCAGAACGTCGAGATCGCCGCGACCTATGGCGCGCGCGGCGCCAGCGATGCCGATGTGGCGGGCATTCTCGAGATGCTCGATCTGACGGATCAGGCCAGGCGCCGTGCCGACGAACTCAACAGCATTCAGCAGAAGATGCTCGATCTGGCGCGCGCGCTGGCGACCAAACCCAAGCTGCTGTGCGTCGATGAACTGGCCGCCGGGTTGAACCCGGGCGAGATGGGGCACGTGGCAGAGCATTTGCGCACGATCGCCCGTTCCGGCGTGGCGGTGGTGGTGGTCGAGCACTTGATGGGGTTTCTCGAAGCGGTTACCGACCGCGTGATCGTGCTCAATGCAGGCAAGGAGATCTTCGAGGGCAAGCTGGCCGCTGCAGTGCAGGATCCTCAGGTAGTCGAAGTATTTCTGGGTACCTCTCATGGCGAGTGA
- a CDS encoding branched-chain amino acid ABC transporter permease yields the protein MSAKFLRHIMLVLVPVVGAALVLPHVYSNQLLLFNFLVYLVLAQGVNVIYGFTGYLPFGFVGFFGAGAYGFALAVMHLHAPPLVGMLFGAAAAVLLGVVLTPLLRLSGAYFAIANLAAALAAYQVISNPSLESLTKGPYGVSLSGVFDPQLSYHVGVLILAATLLLVIYLRNSRFGLSLQAIKDDPISASMAGVAVVRGRTVAWLLSALIAGLIGSDFAWFVSVFYPETVFSAEFSVFALVFALFGGVATVTGPVLGVLLLYGLYNAIGISTPQYFQLIYGALIMLLVLFLPNGLTSLLQRRGVDVP from the coding sequence ATGAGTGCTAAGTTCCTGCGCCATATCATGCTGGTGCTGGTGCCCGTAGTGGGCGCCGCACTGGTGCTGCCGCACGTTTATTCCAATCAGTTGCTGCTGTTCAACTTTCTGGTCTACCTGGTGTTGGCGCAAGGCGTCAACGTGATTTACGGGTTCACCGGATACCTGCCGTTCGGCTTCGTCGGGTTTTTCGGCGCGGGCGCGTATGGTTTTGCGCTGGCGGTCATGCACCTGCACGCACCGCCGCTGGTGGGCATGCTGTTCGGCGCGGCGGCCGCGGTGCTGCTGGGAGTGGTGCTCACGCCGCTGCTGCGGCTGTCCGGCGCTTATTTCGCGATTGCCAATCTGGCCGCGGCGCTGGCCGCCTATCAGGTGATTTCCAATCCGAGCCTGGAGTCGCTGACCAAGGGGCCTTACGGCGTGAGCCTGTCCGGTGTATTCGATCCGCAATTGAGCTATCACGTTGGTGTGCTGATCCTGGCCGCGACCCTGCTGCTGGTGATTTATTTGCGCAACTCGCGCTTCGGCCTGTCGTTGCAGGCGATCAAGGATGATCCGATCAGCGCATCGATGGCCGGCGTGGCGGTGGTGCGCGGACGCACTGTCGCGTGGCTGCTCTCGGCGTTGATCGCCGGGCTGATCGGCAGCGATTTTGCCTGGTTTGTGTCGGTGTTTTATCCGGAGACGGTGTTCAGCGCCGAGTTCAGTGTGTTCGCGCTGGTGTTCGCCCTGTTCGGCGGCGTCGCGACGGTGACCGGCCCGGTGCTTGGCGTGTTGCTGCTCTATGGGCTGTACAACGCAATCGGCATTTCCACTCCTCAATATTTTCAATTGATCTACGGGGCGCTGATCATGCTGTTGGTGCTGTTCCTGCCCAACGGTCTGACATCCCTTTTACAGCGGCGAGGTGTCGATGTCCCCTGA
- a CDS encoding branched-chain amino acid ABC transporter permease: MLTYSITAGLVFGLYFCLVGLGLNLVFGVMRIVNLAHGDFLMLGAFSAFWLYSLLHIHPIATVLIVTVGFIALGIPLYYLLVPRLLKAKDPEMLSIILFFGFSQVIEAITTISFGPSDRSIPGRVLGTAPMHVLGQSLPSAWIVSGAVSAVAVGCLYLYLYRTRLGRLTRAVMVHRDEALATGIDVNRVSAIAFGVGLALAAVGGVFAPFMLGSFGPAMGVDINIQSFAVIVIGSLGSPMGTVLGGLIYGVSEMLMQTYFSSWAGLLPYVLLILILLIRPSGLLGKKVRSA; this comes from the coding sequence ATGCTGACTTATTCGATTACCGCCGGCCTGGTTTTTGGCCTGTATTTCTGTCTGGTGGGGCTGGGGCTGAACCTCGTTTTCGGGGTGATGCGCATCGTCAACCTGGCCCACGGCGACTTCCTGATGCTGGGGGCATTCTCCGCGTTCTGGCTGTACAGCCTGCTTCACATTCATCCGATTGCGACGGTGCTGATCGTGACGGTTGGCTTCATCGCGCTGGGCATCCCGCTGTATTACCTGCTGGTGCCGCGGCTGCTCAAGGCCAAGGATCCGGAGATGCTGTCGATCATCCTGTTCTTTGGCTTCAGCCAGGTCATCGAGGCGATCACCACGATCAGTTTCGGGCCGAGCGATCGCTCGATCCCCGGACGGGTGCTGGGCACCGCACCGATGCATGTGCTCGGCCAGAGCCTGCCGTCGGCGTGGATCGTCAGCGGCGCGGTCAGCGCGGTGGCGGTGGGGTGCCTGTATCTGTATCTCTATCGCACGCGTCTGGGACGTTTGACGCGCGCGGTGATGGTGCATCGCGACGAAGCGCTGGCCACCGGTATCGACGTGAACCGCGTTTCGGCCATTGCGTTCGGCGTGGGGCTGGCCCTGGCGGCCGTCGGCGGGGTGTTCGCACCGTTCATGCTGGGCAGCTTCGGCCCGGCCATGGGCGTCGACATCAATATCCAGTCGTTCGCGGTGATCGTGATCGGCTCGCTGGGCAGCCCGATGGGTACGGTGCTGGGCGGCCTGATTTATGGCGTCTCCGAGATGCTGATGCAGACCTACTTCAGCTCATGGGCCGGCCTGCTGCCTTATGTGCTGCTGATCCTGATCCTGCTGATCCGGCCCAGCGGTCTGTTGGGCAAAAAGGTGCGCAGTGCCTAG